A section of the Camelus dromedarius isolate mCamDro1 chromosome 14, mCamDro1.pat, whole genome shotgun sequence genome encodes:
- the FPGT gene encoding fucose-1-phosphate guanylyltransferase isoform X1, protein MAATSTPPSVCLREATQRKLQRFSELRGKPVAAGEFWDIVAITAADEKQELAYKQQLSEKLKKKELPLGVQYHVFVDPTGAKIGNGGSTLCALRHLEKLYGDEWNSFTILLIHSGGYSQRLPNASALGKIFTALPLGSPIYQMLELKLAMYIDFPCHMNPGILVTCADDIELYSTGESEFIRFDKPGFTALAHPSSLTVGTTHGVFVLEPFDYLGYRDLEYRCCHRFLHKPSIEKMYEFGAVCRPGSFLQEDLAGGDTPSLKLDPEYVYTDSLFYMDHKSARKLLAFYEKIGTLNCEIDAYGDFLQALGPGATVEYTRNTSNVTKEESELVDMRQRIFHLLKGTALNVVVLNNSKFYHIGTTEEYLFHFTSDGSLKSELGLQSIAFSIFPAIPECSNNKSCIIQSILDSRCSVAPGSVVEYSRLGPDVSVGENCIISGSYIITTAALPAYSFVCSLSLKMNGHLKYSTMAYGVQDNLKKNVKTLSDIKLLQFFGVCFLSCLDTWNLKVTEKLFSGNKTCLSLWNARIFPVCSSLSDSVTTSLKMLNAVQNKLTFSLSSYKLMSIEEMLAYKDVEDMITYREKIFLEITLNKKQSDLDIS, encoded by the exons ATGGCAGCCACGAGTACCCCTCCAAGCGTATGTCTGAGAGAAGCCACCCAGCGAAAGTTGCAGAGGTTTTCAGAGCTGAGAG GCAAACCTGTGGCAGCTGGAGAATTCTGGGATATTGTTGCAATAACAGCAGCTGATGAAAAACAGGAACTTGCTTATAAGCAACAACTgtcagaaaagctgaaaaaaaaggAGTTACCTCTTGGAGTTCAATATCATGTTTTTGTTGATCCTACTGGAGCCAAAATTG gaaatggaGGATCAACACTTTGTGCCCTTCGACATTTGGAAAAGCTATATGGAGATGAATGGAATTCTTTTACCATCCTCTTAATTCACTCTG GTGGCTACAGTCAACGCCTTCCAAATGCAAGTGCCCTGGGGAAAATTTTTACTGCTTTACCTCTTGGTAGCCCCATTTATCAGATGCTGGAATTAAAACTAGCCATGTACATTGATTTCCCCTGCCATATGAATCCTGGGATTCTGGTTACCTGTGCGGATGACATTGAACTTTATAGTACTGGAGAATCTGAGTTTATTAGGTTTGACAAACCTGGCTTTACTGCTTTAGCTCATCCTTCTAGTTTGACTGTTGGTACCACACATGGAGTGTTTGTCCTAGAACCTTTCGATTATTTAGGATATAGAGACCTAGAATACAGATGTTGCCATCGTTTCCTTCATAAGCCCAGCATAGAAAAGATGTATGAATTTGGTGCTGTATGTAGACCTGGAAGTTTTTTGCAAGAAGACCTTGCTGGGGGTGACACTCCCTCACTTAAGTTGGACCCTGAGTATGTCTACACAGACAGCCTATTTTACATGGATCATAAATCAGCGAGAAAGTTGCTtgctttttatgaaaaaataggTACACTGAACTGTGAAATAGATGCCTATGGAGATTTCCTGCAGGCTTTGGGACCTGGAGCAACTGTGGAATATACCAGAAACACATCAAATGTCACTAAAGAAGAGTCAGAGTTGGTAGACATGAGGCAGAGAATATTTCATCTTCTTAAAGGAACAGCGCTAAATGTTGTTGTTCTTAATAACTCCAAATTTTATCATATCGGAACAACTGAagaatatttgtttcattttacttcaGATGGCAGTTTGAAGTCAGAGCTTGGCTTACAGTCCATAGCCTTTAGCATCTTTCCAGCAATACCAGAATGCTCTAATAACAAATCCTGTATCATTCAAAGTATACTGGATTCAAGATGTTCTGTGGCACCTGGCTCGGTTGTGGAGTACTCCAGGTTGGGGCCTGATGTTTCAGTTGGGGAAAATTGCATTATTAGTGGTTCTTATATCATAACAACAGCTGCCCTGCCTgcatattcttttgtatgttcCTTAAGCTTGAAGATGAATGGACACTTAAAGTATTCAACTATGGCATATGGAGTGCAAGACAACttgaaaaagaatgttaaaacGCTGTCAGATATAAAGTTACTTCAATTCTTTGGAGTCTGTTTCTTGTCATGCTTAGACACCTGGAATCTGAAAGTTACAGAGAAACTGTTCTCTGGAAACAAGACATGTTTGAGTTTGTGGAACGCTCGTATTTTCCCAGTCTGTTCGTCTTTGAGTGATTCAGTTACAACATCCCTAAAGATGTTAAATGCTGTACAGAACAAGTTGACATTCAGCCTGAGTAGCTATAAGCTGATGTCCATTGAAGAAATGCTTGCCTACAAAGATGTGGAAGACATGATCACTTAcagggagaaaatttttctagaaattacCTTGAATAAGAAACAGTCTGATTTGGACATATCTTAA
- the FPGT gene encoding fucose-1-phosphate guanylyltransferase isoform X2: MAATSTPPSVCLREATQRKLQRFSELRGKPVAAGEFWDIVAITAADEKQELAYKQQLSEKLKKKELPLGVQYHVFVDPTGAKIGNGGSTLCALRHLEKLYGDEWNSFTILLIHSASFQQYQNALITNPVSFKVYWIQDVLWHLARLWSTPGWGLMFQLGKIALLVVLIS; encoded by the exons ATGGCAGCCACGAGTACCCCTCCAAGCGTATGTCTGAGAGAAGCCACCCAGCGAAAGTTGCAGAGGTTTTCAGAGCTGAGAG GCAAACCTGTGGCAGCTGGAGAATTCTGGGATATTGTTGCAATAACAGCAGCTGATGAAAAACAGGAACTTGCTTATAAGCAACAACTgtcagaaaagctgaaaaaaaaggAGTTACCTCTTGGAGTTCAATATCATGTTTTTGTTGATCCTACTGGAGCCAAAATTG gaaatggaGGATCAACACTTTGTGCCCTTCGACATTTGGAAAAGCTATATGGAGATGAATGGAATTCTTTTACCATCCTCTTAATTCACTCTG CATCTTTCCAGCAATACCAGAATGCTCTAATAACAAATCCTGTATCATTCAAAGTATACTGGATTCAAGATGTTCTGTGGCACCTGGCTCGGTTGTGGAGTACTCCAGGTTGGGGCCTGATGTTTCAGTTGGGGAAAATTGCATTATTAGTGGTTCTTATATCATAA